Proteins encoded within one genomic window of Arachis ipaensis cultivar K30076 chromosome B08, Araip1.1, whole genome shotgun sequence:
- the LOC107611825 gene encoding SHUGOSHIN 2 isoform X4 — MMSFFSLFSSLLSQIQSNFVFGFLQFFHSYNIHSHYFEVIIIMAGERSTAKKTIIGSLMRKKLSDITNSSHHLQEQQKPPEDTASSNSADKDCIQQLLKERMTLLKLLAEKNKIIEWTKAEMQMLRGNVQKLQLQNWNLAQSNTHMLGELNLGRERIKALQHELVWRAALFKGTKTNTEVVVEKVEMKNGNLADDGDDEAGKPSPEASYHKQRNMNNRRRSIRRRSTPSPKNPPKTRQKDKGEPLEELFEIEDGSFVVNVTPSRPKQKAKHVTTQTISASRSSSFRIPFLKS, encoded by the exons ATGAtgagctttttctctcttttttcttctttattatcACAAATACAATCCAACTTTGTCTTTGGTTTTCTTCAATTCTTTCACTCTTATAACATTCATTCTCACTACTTTGAAGTAATCATCATCATGGCAGGGGAAAGATCAACGGCCAAGAAAACTATCATTGGAAGCTTAATGCGGAAGAAGCTCTCTGACATCACCAATTCCTCACACCACCTTCAAGAACAACAAAAACCACCAGAGGATACTGCTTCTTCTAATTCTGCTGATAAGGATTGCATTCAACAACTTCTAAag GAAAGAATGACTCTGCTGAAGCTCCTAGCTGAGAAAAA TAAAATAATTGAATGGACTAAAGCTGAGATGCAGATGTTAAGAGGCAATGTTCAAAAACTGCAGCTACAAAATTGGAATCTTGCTCAATCAAACACACACATGCTAGGG GAGCTTAATTTAGGAAGGGAAAGG ATAAAAGCATTGCAACATGAACTTGTATGGAGGGCTGCTTTATTTAAAGGGACCAAGACCAACACTGAGGTTGTAGTG GAAAAGGTGGAGATGAAGAATGGAAACTTGGCGGATGATGGAGATGATGAAGCAGGGAAACCATCCCCAGAAGCTAGCTATCACAAACAAAGGAACATGAATAATAGAAGAAGATCCATTAGGCGTAGAT CAACTCCTTCCCCAAAGAATCCACCAAAAACTAGACAAAAGGACAAAGGGGAGCCTCTAGAAGAATTGTTTGAGATAGAGGATGGTAGTTTTGTGGTGAATGTCACTCCATCAAGGCCTAAACAAAAAGCAAAACATGTCACAACACAAACAATCTCTGCTTCAAGATCATCTTCCTTCCGAATACCATTTCTAAAATCATAA
- the LOC107611825 gene encoding SHUGOSHIN 2 isoform X6 → MMSFFSLFSSLLSQIQSNFVFGFLQFFHSYNIHSHYFEVIIIMAGERSTAKKTIIGSLMRKKLSDITNSSHHLQEQQKPPEDTASSNSADKDCIQQLLKERMTLLKLLAEKNKIIEWTKAEMQMLRGNVQKLQLQNWNLAQSNTHMLGELNLGRERIKALQHELVWRAALFKGTKTNTEVVVVEMKNGNLADDGDDEAGKPSPEASYHKQRNMNNRRRSIRRRSTPSPKNPPKTRQKDKGEPLEELFEIEDGSFVVNVTPSRPKQKAKHVTTQTISASRSSSFRIPFLKS, encoded by the exons ATGAtgagctttttctctcttttttcttctttattatcACAAATACAATCCAACTTTGTCTTTGGTTTTCTTCAATTCTTTCACTCTTATAACATTCATTCTCACTACTTTGAAGTAATCATCATCATGGCAGGGGAAAGATCAACGGCCAAGAAAACTATCATTGGAAGCTTAATGCGGAAGAAGCTCTCTGACATCACCAATTCCTCACACCACCTTCAAGAACAACAAAAACCACCAGAGGATACTGCTTCTTCTAATTCTGCTGATAAGGATTGCATTCAACAACTTCTAAag GAAAGAATGACTCTGCTGAAGCTCCTAGCTGAGAAAAA TAAAATAATTGAATGGACTAAAGCTGAGATGCAGATGTTAAGAGGCAATGTTCAAAAACTGCAGCTACAAAATTGGAATCTTGCTCAATCAAACACACACATGCTAGGG GAGCTTAATTTAGGAAGGGAAAGG ATAAAAGCATTGCAACATGAACTTGTATGGAGGGCTGCTTTATTTAAAGGGACCAAGACCAACACTGAGGTTGTAGTG GTGGAGATGAAGAATGGAAACTTGGCGGATGATGGAGATGATGAAGCAGGGAAACCATCCCCAGAAGCTAGCTATCACAAACAAAGGAACATGAATAATAGAAGAAGATCCATTAGGCGTAGAT CAACTCCTTCCCCAAAGAATCCACCAAAAACTAGACAAAAGGACAAAGGGGAGCCTCTAGAAGAATTGTTTGAGATAGAGGATGGTAGTTTTGTGGTGAATGTCACTCCATCAAGGCCTAAACAAAAAGCAAAACATGTCACAACACAAACAATCTCTGCTTCAAGATCATCTTCCTTCCGAATACCATTTCTAAAATCATAA
- the LOC107611825 gene encoding SHUGOSHIN 2 isoform X10, which translates to MMSFFSLFSSLLSQIQSNFVFGFLQFFHSYNIHSHYFEVIIIMAGERSTAKKTIIGSLMRKKLSDITNSSHHLQEQQKPPEDTASSNSADKDCIQQLLKERMTLLKLLAEKNKIIEWTKAEMQMLRGNVQKLQLQNWNLAQSNTHMLGELNLGRERIKALQHELVWRAALFKGTKTNTEVVVQLLPQRIHQKLDKRTKGSL; encoded by the exons ATGAtgagctttttctctcttttttcttctttattatcACAAATACAATCCAACTTTGTCTTTGGTTTTCTTCAATTCTTTCACTCTTATAACATTCATTCTCACTACTTTGAAGTAATCATCATCATGGCAGGGGAAAGATCAACGGCCAAGAAAACTATCATTGGAAGCTTAATGCGGAAGAAGCTCTCTGACATCACCAATTCCTCACACCACCTTCAAGAACAACAAAAACCACCAGAGGATACTGCTTCTTCTAATTCTGCTGATAAGGATTGCATTCAACAACTTCTAAag GAAAGAATGACTCTGCTGAAGCTCCTAGCTGAGAAAAA TAAAATAATTGAATGGACTAAAGCTGAGATGCAGATGTTAAGAGGCAATGTTCAAAAACTGCAGCTACAAAATTGGAATCTTGCTCAATCAAACACACACATGCTAGGG GAGCTTAATTTAGGAAGGGAAAGG ATAAAAGCATTGCAACATGAACTTGTATGGAGGGCTGCTTTATTTAAAGGGACCAAGACCAACACTGAGGTTGTAGTG CAACTCCTTCCCCAAAGAATCCACCAAAAACTAGACAAAAGGACAAAGGGGAGCCTCTAG
- the LOC107611825 gene encoding SHUGOSHIN 2 isoform X9, with translation MRKKLSDITNSSHHLQEQQKPPEDTASSNSADKDCIQQLLKERMTLLKLLAEKNKIIEWTKAEMQMLRGNVQKLQLQNWNLAQSNTHMLGELNLGRERIKALQHELVWRAALFKGTKTNTEVVVEKVEMKNGNLADDGDDEAGKPSPEASYHKQRNMNNRRRSIRRRCKCLHATPSPKNPPKTRQKDKGEPLEELFEIEDGSFVVNVTPSRPKQKAKHVTTQTISASRSSSFRIPFLKS, from the exons ATGCGGAAGAAGCTCTCTGACATCACCAATTCCTCACACCACCTTCAAGAACAACAAAAACCACCAGAGGATACTGCTTCTTCTAATTCTGCTGATAAGGATTGCATTCAACAACTTCTAAag GAAAGAATGACTCTGCTGAAGCTCCTAGCTGAGAAAAA TAAAATAATTGAATGGACTAAAGCTGAGATGCAGATGTTAAGAGGCAATGTTCAAAAACTGCAGCTACAAAATTGGAATCTTGCTCAATCAAACACACACATGCTAGGG GAGCTTAATTTAGGAAGGGAAAGG ATAAAAGCATTGCAACATGAACTTGTATGGAGGGCTGCTTTATTTAAAGGGACCAAGACCAACACTGAGGTTGTAGTG GAAAAGGTGGAGATGAAGAATGGAAACTTGGCGGATGATGGAGATGATGAAGCAGGGAAACCATCCCCAGAAGCTAGCTATCACAAACAAAGGAACATGAATAATAGAAGAAGATCCATTAGGCGTAGATGTAAATGCTTGCACG CAACTCCTTCCCCAAAGAATCCACCAAAAACTAGACAAAAGGACAAAGGGGAGCCTCTAGAAGAATTGTTTGAGATAGAGGATGGTAGTTTTGTGGTGAATGTCACTCCATCAAGGCCTAAACAAAAAGCAAAACATGTCACAACACAAACAATCTCTGCTTCAAGATCATCTTCCTTCCGAATACCATTTCTAAAATCATAA
- the LOC107611825 gene encoding uncharacterized protein LOC107611825 isoform X2: MMSFFSLFSSLLSQIQSNFVFGFLQFFHSYNIHSHYFEVIIIMAGERSTAKKTIIGSLMRKKLSDITNSSHHLQEQQKPPEDTASSNSADKDCIQQLLKERMTLLKLLAEKNKIIEWTKAEMQMLRGNVQKLQLQNWNLAQSNTHMLGELNLGRERIKALQHELVWRAALFKGTKTNTEVVVVEMKNGNLADDGDDEAGKPSPEASYHKQRNMNNRRRSIRRRCKCLHATPSPKNPPKTRQKDKGEPLEELFEIEDGSFVVNVTPSRPKQKAKHVTTQTISASRSSSFRIPFLKS; this comes from the exons ATGAtgagctttttctctcttttttcttctttattatcACAAATACAATCCAACTTTGTCTTTGGTTTTCTTCAATTCTTTCACTCTTATAACATTCATTCTCACTACTTTGAAGTAATCATCATCATGGCAGGGGAAAGATCAACGGCCAAGAAAACTATCATTGGAAGCTTAATGCGGAAGAAGCTCTCTGACATCACCAATTCCTCACACCACCTTCAAGAACAACAAAAACCACCAGAGGATACTGCTTCTTCTAATTCTGCTGATAAGGATTGCATTCAACAACTTCTAAag GAAAGAATGACTCTGCTGAAGCTCCTAGCTGAGAAAAA TAAAATAATTGAATGGACTAAAGCTGAGATGCAGATGTTAAGAGGCAATGTTCAAAAACTGCAGCTACAAAATTGGAATCTTGCTCAATCAAACACACACATGCTAGGG GAGCTTAATTTAGGAAGGGAAAGG ATAAAAGCATTGCAACATGAACTTGTATGGAGGGCTGCTTTATTTAAAGGGACCAAGACCAACACTGAGGTTGTAGTG GTGGAGATGAAGAATGGAAACTTGGCGGATGATGGAGATGATGAAGCAGGGAAACCATCCCCAGAAGCTAGCTATCACAAACAAAGGAACATGAATAATAGAAGAAGATCCATTAGGCGTAGATGTAAATGCTTGCACG CAACTCCTTCCCCAAAGAATCCACCAAAAACTAGACAAAAGGACAAAGGGGAGCCTCTAGAAGAATTGTTTGAGATAGAGGATGGTAGTTTTGTGGTGAATGTCACTCCATCAAGGCCTAAACAAAAAGCAAAACATGTCACAACACAAACAATCTCTGCTTCAAGATCATCTTCCTTCCGAATACCATTTCTAAAATCATAA
- the LOC107611825 gene encoding SHUGOSHIN 2 isoform X3 gives MMSFFSLFSSLLSQIQSNFVFGFLQFFHSYNIHSHYFEVIIIMAGERSTAKKTIIGSLMRKKLSDITNSSHHLQEQQKPPEDTASSNSADKDCIQQLLKERMTLLKLLAEKNKIIEWTKAEMQMLRGNVQKLQLQNWNLAQSNTHMLGELNLGRERIKALQHELVWRAALFKGTKTNTEEKVEMKNGNLADDGDDEAGKPSPEASYHKQRNMNNRRRSIRRRCKCLHATPSPKNPPKTRQKDKGEPLEELFEIEDGSFVVNVTPSRPKQKAKHVTTQTISASRSSSFRIPFLKS, from the exons ATGAtgagctttttctctcttttttcttctttattatcACAAATACAATCCAACTTTGTCTTTGGTTTTCTTCAATTCTTTCACTCTTATAACATTCATTCTCACTACTTTGAAGTAATCATCATCATGGCAGGGGAAAGATCAACGGCCAAGAAAACTATCATTGGAAGCTTAATGCGGAAGAAGCTCTCTGACATCACCAATTCCTCACACCACCTTCAAGAACAACAAAAACCACCAGAGGATACTGCTTCTTCTAATTCTGCTGATAAGGATTGCATTCAACAACTTCTAAag GAAAGAATGACTCTGCTGAAGCTCCTAGCTGAGAAAAA TAAAATAATTGAATGGACTAAAGCTGAGATGCAGATGTTAAGAGGCAATGTTCAAAAACTGCAGCTACAAAATTGGAATCTTGCTCAATCAAACACACACATGCTAGGG GAGCTTAATTTAGGAAGGGAAAGG ATAAAAGCATTGCAACATGAACTTGTATGGAGGGCTGCTTTATTTAAAGGGACCAAGACCAACACTGAG GAAAAGGTGGAGATGAAGAATGGAAACTTGGCGGATGATGGAGATGATGAAGCAGGGAAACCATCCCCAGAAGCTAGCTATCACAAACAAAGGAACATGAATAATAGAAGAAGATCCATTAGGCGTAGATGTAAATGCTTGCACG CAACTCCTTCCCCAAAGAATCCACCAAAAACTAGACAAAAGGACAAAGGGGAGCCTCTAGAAGAATTGTTTGAGATAGAGGATGGTAGTTTTGTGGTGAATGTCACTCCATCAAGGCCTAAACAAAAAGCAAAACATGTCACAACACAAACAATCTCTGCTTCAAGATCATCTTCCTTCCGAATACCATTTCTAAAATCATAA
- the LOC107611825 gene encoding uncharacterized protein LOC107611825 isoform X8, whose protein sequence is MMSFFSLFSSLLSQIQSNFVFGFLQFFHSYNIHSHYFEVIIIMAGERSTAKKTIIGSLMRKKLSDITNSSHHLQEQQKPPEDTASSNSADKDCIQQLLKERMTLLKLLAEKNKIIEWTKAEMQMLRGNVQKLQLQNWNLAQSNTHMLGIKALQHELVWRAALFKGTKTNTEVVVVEMKNGNLADDGDDEAGKPSPEASYHKQRNMNNRRRSIRRRCKCLHATPSPKNPPKTRQKDKGEPLEELFEIEDGSFVVNVTPSRPKQKAKHVTTQTISASRSSSFRIPFLKS, encoded by the exons ATGAtgagctttttctctcttttttcttctttattatcACAAATACAATCCAACTTTGTCTTTGGTTTTCTTCAATTCTTTCACTCTTATAACATTCATTCTCACTACTTTGAAGTAATCATCATCATGGCAGGGGAAAGATCAACGGCCAAGAAAACTATCATTGGAAGCTTAATGCGGAAGAAGCTCTCTGACATCACCAATTCCTCACACCACCTTCAAGAACAACAAAAACCACCAGAGGATACTGCTTCTTCTAATTCTGCTGATAAGGATTGCATTCAACAACTTCTAAag GAAAGAATGACTCTGCTGAAGCTCCTAGCTGAGAAAAA TAAAATAATTGAATGGACTAAAGCTGAGATGCAGATGTTAAGAGGCAATGTTCAAAAACTGCAGCTACAAAATTGGAATCTTGCTCAATCAAACACACACATGCTAGGG ATAAAAGCATTGCAACATGAACTTGTATGGAGGGCTGCTTTATTTAAAGGGACCAAGACCAACACTGAGGTTGTAGTG GTGGAGATGAAGAATGGAAACTTGGCGGATGATGGAGATGATGAAGCAGGGAAACCATCCCCAGAAGCTAGCTATCACAAACAAAGGAACATGAATAATAGAAGAAGATCCATTAGGCGTAGATGTAAATGCTTGCACG CAACTCCTTCCCCAAAGAATCCACCAAAAACTAGACAAAAGGACAAAGGGGAGCCTCTAGAAGAATTGTTTGAGATAGAGGATGGTAGTTTTGTGGTGAATGTCACTCCATCAAGGCCTAAACAAAAAGCAAAACATGTCACAACACAAACAATCTCTGCTTCAAGATCATCTTCCTTCCGAATACCATTTCTAAAATCATAA
- the LOC107611825 gene encoding uncharacterized protein LOC107611825 isoform X5: MMSFFSLFSSLLSQIQSNFVFGFLQFFHSYNIHSHYFEVIIIMAGERSTAKKTIIGSLMRKKLSDITNSSHHLQEQQKPPEDTASSNSADKDCIQQLLKERMTLLKLLAEKNKIIEWTKAEMQMLRGNVQKLQLQNWNLAQSNTHMLGELNLGRERIKALQHELVWRAALFKGTKTNTEVEMKNGNLADDGDDEAGKPSPEASYHKQRNMNNRRRSIRRRCKCLHATPSPKNPPKTRQKDKGEPLEELFEIEDGSFVVNVTPSRPKQKAKHVTTQTISASRSSSFRIPFLKS; encoded by the exons ATGAtgagctttttctctcttttttcttctttattatcACAAATACAATCCAACTTTGTCTTTGGTTTTCTTCAATTCTTTCACTCTTATAACATTCATTCTCACTACTTTGAAGTAATCATCATCATGGCAGGGGAAAGATCAACGGCCAAGAAAACTATCATTGGAAGCTTAATGCGGAAGAAGCTCTCTGACATCACCAATTCCTCACACCACCTTCAAGAACAACAAAAACCACCAGAGGATACTGCTTCTTCTAATTCTGCTGATAAGGATTGCATTCAACAACTTCTAAag GAAAGAATGACTCTGCTGAAGCTCCTAGCTGAGAAAAA TAAAATAATTGAATGGACTAAAGCTGAGATGCAGATGTTAAGAGGCAATGTTCAAAAACTGCAGCTACAAAATTGGAATCTTGCTCAATCAAACACACACATGCTAGGG GAGCTTAATTTAGGAAGGGAAAGG ATAAAAGCATTGCAACATGAACTTGTATGGAGGGCTGCTTTATTTAAAGGGACCAAGACCAACACTGAG GTGGAGATGAAGAATGGAAACTTGGCGGATGATGGAGATGATGAAGCAGGGAAACCATCCCCAGAAGCTAGCTATCACAAACAAAGGAACATGAATAATAGAAGAAGATCCATTAGGCGTAGATGTAAATGCTTGCACG CAACTCCTTCCCCAAAGAATCCACCAAAAACTAGACAAAAGGACAAAGGGGAGCCTCTAGAAGAATTGTTTGAGATAGAGGATGGTAGTTTTGTGGTGAATGTCACTCCATCAAGGCCTAAACAAAAAGCAAAACATGTCACAACACAAACAATCTCTGCTTCAAGATCATCTTCCTTCCGAATACCATTTCTAAAATCATAA
- the LOC107611825 gene encoding SHUGOSHIN 2 isoform X7 — protein sequence MMSFFSLFSSLLSQIQSNFVFGFLQFFHSYNIHSHYFEVIIIMAGERSTAKKTIIGSLMRKKLSDITNSSHHLQEQQKPPEDTASSNSADKDCIQQLLKERMTLLKLLAEKNKIIEWTKAEMQMLRGNVQKLQLQNWNLAQSNTHMLGIKALQHELVWRAALFKGTKTNTEVVVEKVEMKNGNLADDGDDEAGKPSPEASYHKQRNMNNRRRSIRRRCKCLHATPSPKNPPKTRQKDKGEPLEELFEIEDGSFVVNVTPSRPKQKAKHVTTQTISASRSSSFRIPFLKS from the exons ATGAtgagctttttctctcttttttcttctttattatcACAAATACAATCCAACTTTGTCTTTGGTTTTCTTCAATTCTTTCACTCTTATAACATTCATTCTCACTACTTTGAAGTAATCATCATCATGGCAGGGGAAAGATCAACGGCCAAGAAAACTATCATTGGAAGCTTAATGCGGAAGAAGCTCTCTGACATCACCAATTCCTCACACCACCTTCAAGAACAACAAAAACCACCAGAGGATACTGCTTCTTCTAATTCTGCTGATAAGGATTGCATTCAACAACTTCTAAag GAAAGAATGACTCTGCTGAAGCTCCTAGCTGAGAAAAA TAAAATAATTGAATGGACTAAAGCTGAGATGCAGATGTTAAGAGGCAATGTTCAAAAACTGCAGCTACAAAATTGGAATCTTGCTCAATCAAACACACACATGCTAGGG ATAAAAGCATTGCAACATGAACTTGTATGGAGGGCTGCTTTATTTAAAGGGACCAAGACCAACACTGAGGTTGTAGTG GAAAAGGTGGAGATGAAGAATGGAAACTTGGCGGATGATGGAGATGATGAAGCAGGGAAACCATCCCCAGAAGCTAGCTATCACAAACAAAGGAACATGAATAATAGAAGAAGATCCATTAGGCGTAGATGTAAATGCTTGCACG CAACTCCTTCCCCAAAGAATCCACCAAAAACTAGACAAAAGGACAAAGGGGAGCCTCTAGAAGAATTGTTTGAGATAGAGGATGGTAGTTTTGTGGTGAATGTCACTCCATCAAGGCCTAAACAAAAAGCAAAACATGTCACAACACAAACAATCTCTGCTTCAAGATCATCTTCCTTCCGAATACCATTTCTAAAATCATAA
- the LOC107611825 gene encoding SHUGOSHIN 2 isoform X1 has protein sequence MMSFFSLFSSLLSQIQSNFVFGFLQFFHSYNIHSHYFEVIIIMAGERSTAKKTIIGSLMRKKLSDITNSSHHLQEQQKPPEDTASSNSADKDCIQQLLKERMTLLKLLAEKNKIIEWTKAEMQMLRGNVQKLQLQNWNLAQSNTHMLGELNLGRERIKALQHELVWRAALFKGTKTNTEVVVEKVEMKNGNLADDGDDEAGKPSPEASYHKQRNMNNRRRSIRRRCKCLHATPSPKNPPKTRQKDKGEPLEELFEIEDGSFVVNVTPSRPKQKAKHVTTQTISASRSSSFRIPFLKS, from the exons ATGAtgagctttttctctcttttttcttctttattatcACAAATACAATCCAACTTTGTCTTTGGTTTTCTTCAATTCTTTCACTCTTATAACATTCATTCTCACTACTTTGAAGTAATCATCATCATGGCAGGGGAAAGATCAACGGCCAAGAAAACTATCATTGGAAGCTTAATGCGGAAGAAGCTCTCTGACATCACCAATTCCTCACACCACCTTCAAGAACAACAAAAACCACCAGAGGATACTGCTTCTTCTAATTCTGCTGATAAGGATTGCATTCAACAACTTCTAAag GAAAGAATGACTCTGCTGAAGCTCCTAGCTGAGAAAAA TAAAATAATTGAATGGACTAAAGCTGAGATGCAGATGTTAAGAGGCAATGTTCAAAAACTGCAGCTACAAAATTGGAATCTTGCTCAATCAAACACACACATGCTAGGG GAGCTTAATTTAGGAAGGGAAAGG ATAAAAGCATTGCAACATGAACTTGTATGGAGGGCTGCTTTATTTAAAGGGACCAAGACCAACACTGAGGTTGTAGTG GAAAAGGTGGAGATGAAGAATGGAAACTTGGCGGATGATGGAGATGATGAAGCAGGGAAACCATCCCCAGAAGCTAGCTATCACAAACAAAGGAACATGAATAATAGAAGAAGATCCATTAGGCGTAGATGTAAATGCTTGCACG CAACTCCTTCCCCAAAGAATCCACCAAAAACTAGACAAAAGGACAAAGGGGAGCCTCTAGAAGAATTGTTTGAGATAGAGGATGGTAGTTTTGTGGTGAATGTCACTCCATCAAGGCCTAAACAAAAAGCAAAACATGTCACAACACAAACAATCTCTGCTTCAAGATCATCTTCCTTCCGAATACCATTTCTAAAATCATAA